The following are encoded together in the Vigna unguiculata cultivar IT97K-499-35 chromosome 2, ASM411807v1, whole genome shotgun sequence genome:
- the LOC114174369 gene encoding LOW QUALITY PROTEIN: lysine-specific demethylase JMJ706-like (The sequence of the model RefSeq protein was modified relative to this genomic sequence to represent the inferred CDS: inserted 1 base in 1 codon; substituted 1 base at 1 genomic stop codon), protein MAGKSSITQPATRHGTSKLTKYDLADLEWTNRIPECPTYYPSDHEFEHPLVFLQKIAPEASKYGICKIVSPIAASNPAAFVLMKEKKDFKFETNLQPLRLSKWKEKETITFSMSGRKYTYHEFEALANKTFFSRFHCSEGLSSSCVEKLFWHEMMHGEKGTVEYGVNVEGSAFSCDPDDRLGTSKWNLKNFSRLLQSPLRLVDREIPGITDPMLYIGMLFSMFAWHVEDHYLYSINYHHSGANKTWYGVPGYAASHFEKTVLQQVYCNKILTKHGEHGAFKFLAQKTTMFPPNVMLQHDVEVYKAVQKPGEFIITFPRAYHAGFSHGFNCGEAVNFATDDWFPFGAAASRRYALLRMMPLIPYEELLCKEAMLVYKSSRVRSSKNKFEDTASYKAIVQPFLHLMQFYMTSLLRLKKSSRNLRSYSNTSGLLICRICHRDCYVAYLLCKNCFSHPICLFHDIAPNTCVCGRYYSIFKRNDILELEEAAKSFQQNNPWQQEKSVRGTANSPGAASKPKTQVADCIKHSVENKTKMLHWTNNVLPSEKGTNRPEIIYNLRKXEIKLILXIPATTSMGKIKQLNLKN, encoded by the exons aTGGCTGGTAAAAGTTCAATTACTCAGCCAGCAACAAGACATGGCACCAGCAAACTGACCAAATATGATTTAGCTGATCTAGAATGGACCAATAGGATTCCAGAGTGTCCTACATACTACCCATCAGACCATGAGTTTGAGCATCCTTTAGTTTTTCTGCAGAAAATAGCTCCTGAGGCTTCTAAATATG GTATATGCAAAATTGTTTCTCCAATTGCAGCCTCTAACCCAGCTGCTTTTGTtttaatgaaagagaaaaaggatTTCAAGTTTGAAACAAACTTACAGCCTCTTCGTCTGTCTAAATGGAAGGAGAAGGAAACGATAACCTTTTCTATGAGTGGCAG AAAATATACATATCATGAATTTGAGGCTCTTGCAAACAAGACATTTTTCAGTAGATTTCACTGTTCTGAAGGTCTTTCTTCTTCATGTGTGGAAAAGTTGTTCTGGCATGAGATGATGCATGGAGAGAAGGGAACAGTTGAGTATGGAGTCAATGTTGAAGGTAGTGCCTTTTCATGTGATCCTGATGACAGGCTTGGAACAAGCAAATGGAATTTGAAG AATTTCTCACGGCTGCTGCAGTCACCCTTACGTTTAGTTGACAGGGAAATTCCA GGAATAACTGATCCTATGCTTTACATTGGAATGCTGTTCAGTATGTTTGCATGGCATGTAGAAGATCATTATTTGTACAG CATAAATTATCATCACTCAGGTGCAAATAAAACCTGGTATGGAGTGCCTGGTTATGCAGCCTCTCATTTTGAAAAGACTGTCTTACAACAAGTGTACTGCAATAAGATCTTAACAAAACATGGAGAGCATGGAGCCTTCAAGTTTCTTGCACAAAAAACAACCATGTTCCCACCAAATGTTATGTTACAACATGATGTGGAAGTTTACAAGGCTGTACAGAAACCAGGAGAGTTTATCATCACCTTTCCAAGAGCATATCATGCTGGATTTAGTCATG GTTTTAACTGTGGAGAAGCAGTAAATTTTGCCACCGATGATTGGTTTCCATTTGGGGCTGCAGCTAGCAGGCGTTATGCACTTCTCAGAATGATGCCTTTAATTCCATATGAGGAACTTCTTTGTAAAGAAGCAATGTTAGTTTACAAGTCTTCAAGAGTCAGAAGTTCCAAGAACAAGTTTGAAGACACAGCATCTTATAAAGCTATAGTGCAGCCTTTCTTGCATCTTATGCAATTTTATATGACATCCCTTTTGCGGCTGAAGAAGAGTTCAAGAAACTTGCGAAGTTATTCAAATACATCAGGTTTGCTGATATGCCGCATATGCCACAGGGATTGTTATGTAGCTTACCTGCTATGCAAGAACTGCTTTTCTCATCCAATTTGTCTTTTCCATG ACATTGCACCAAATACTTGTGTATGTGGAAGGTATTATTctattttcaaaagaaatgacaTTTTGGAACTGGAAGAAGCTGCCAAAAGTTTTCAACAGA ATAATCCTTGGCAGCAAGAAAAGAGTGTGAGAGGAACTGCTAATTCTCCAGGTGCAGCATCTAAACCGAAAACACAAGTAGCTGACTGCATTAAGCACAGTGttgaaaataagacaaaaatgctgCATTGGACAAACAATGTGCTTCCATCTGAGAAGGGTACCAATAGGCcagaaataatttataacttgAGAA CGGAAATCAAATTGATCCTATAAATTCCTGCAACAACTTCTatgggcaaaatcaaacaattgaatctgaaaaattga
- the LOC114173014 gene encoding transcription elongation factor SPT4 homolog 2, whose product MAIAPAQIPTSFGHELRACLRCRLVKTYDQFRESGCENCQFFKMEEDHERVVECTTPNFNGIISVMDPSRSWAARWLRIGKFAPGVYTLAVSEALPEEMQAICEDERVQYVPPKRL is encoded by the exons ATGGCAATTGCACCTGCACAAATTCCTACTAGCTTTGGCCATGAGTTGAGGGCATGTCTTCGTTGCCGCCTTGTCAAAACCTATGATCAG TTCCGAGAGTCAGGCTGTGAGAACTGCCAGTTCTTTAAGATGGAAGAAGATCATGAGCGTGTTGTTGAATGCACTACTCCTAATTTTAATGG GATCATTTCTGTTATGGATCCCTCTCGCAGCTGGGCTGCCCGATGGTTGCGCATTG GAAAATTCGCTCCTGGTGTTTATACTCTTGCTGTCTCGGAGGCACTTCCAGAGGAGATGCAG gcTATATGCGAGGACGAGCGTGTGCAGTATGTCCCTCCCAAACGTTTGTGA